The Daucus carota subsp. sativus chromosome 9, DH1 v3.0, whole genome shotgun sequence genome window below encodes:
- the LOC108201590 gene encoding protein FAR1-RELATED SEQUENCE 5-like: MFNITGSICGDSSRISSSTASCDPACSDYDDSISSYVLSPGGRRYYSPSVGGFDVWKGTEKGADDGTITLKHFVCSCEGFVEPNIGRTNGIECRERRTVSKRCGCKARLVMKYMFPNKYFVMSLIDVHNHPLASETGWQFLRASREMTVGLRNVVYDAAKANIGCSKTYTLVKEMVGGYSNVGATLCDFRNFNRDLKSYVGDKDGQMIIDKFKVISETSEGFYYAYKVDSAGHLIKLFWADAIGRRNFELYGDAMSFDATFDTNKYNMIFAPFTGVDKHDKCVTFACCLLSQKNVAHYTWAFDHLVKAMGRNPVVVITDQCPTMKIAVPTSSFSSANGLIASKHRLCMWHIMEKFPVKLGNRLVKETDFMEKMKKYIWSSSIEIEEFERGWEAVVKEFKLEDNKWLKDMYGIRASWIPAFFRDQPMFGLLRTTSRSESKNSFFGQFHKQGDSLCEFWLRYQSAMDRQRNETNRLNHESNSSLPSAVSRWFIENDAADLFTLAIFYKVQEEIIASCLDMQIKRMSEERYGVLGRINSLYKMI; this comes from the exons ATGTTCAATATCACGGGTTCTATATGTGGTGATTCGTCTCGTATCAGTAGTTCGACTGCTAGCTGTGATCCCGCTTGTAGTGATTATGATGATTCAATATCAAGCTACGTATTGTCTCCTGGTGGAAGGAGATATTATTCACCGTCTGTTG GAGGATTTGATGTTTGGAAGGGAACTGAAAAGGGAGCTGATGATGGTACGATAACACTCAAGCATTTTGTTTGCAGTTGTGAAGGTTTTGTTGAGCCAAATATTGGTAGAACGAATGGCATTGAGTGTAGAGAAAGGCGTACTGTGTCGAAGAGGTGTGGTTGTAAGGCAAGATTGGTTATGAAATACATGTTTCCAAACAAGTATTTTGTAATGTCTTTAATTGATGTACATAACCATCCTCTAGCTAGTGAAACAGGATGGCAATTTTTGAGAGCTAGTAGGGAAATGACAGTGGGGTTAAGGAATGTTGTCTATGATGCTGCGAAAGCTAACATAGGTTGTAGCAAAACGTATACTCTTGTAAAGGAAATGGTAGGTGGATATTCTAATGTTGGCGCGACATTGTGTGATTTTCGAAATTTTAATCGGGATTTGAAGAGCTATGTTGGTGACAAAGATGGGCAAATGATTATTGACAAGTTCAAGGTCATTTCAGAGACTTCAGAAGGTTTTTACTATGCATACAAAGTTGATTCAGCTGGACACCTTATCAAACTGTTTTGGGCGGACGCAATTGGTAGGAGGAATTTTGAACTATATGGTGATGCTATGTCGTTTGATGCAACTTTTGACACAAACAA gtataatatgatttttgcaCCTTTCACTGGTGTGGATAAACATGACAAATGTGTGACGTTTGCATGTTGTCTTTTATCTCAAAAGAATGTTGCGCATTATACTTGGGCATTTGATCATCTTGTAAAGGCTATGGGAAGGAATCCGGTGGTTGTGATTACTGATCAATGTCCAACTATGAAAATAGCTGTCCCTACATCATCATTTTCTTCGGCCAATGGACTGATTGCCTCTAAACATCGTTTGTGTATGTGGCATATTATGGAAAAATTCCCGGTCAAG CTTGGTAACCGTTTGGTGAAAGAGACAGATTttatggagaagatgaagaaatatatatggTCATCAAGTATAGAAATTGAAGAATTTGAGAGAGGATGggaggctgttgttaaggagtTTAAGTTAGAGGATAACAAGTGGTTAAAAGATATGTATGGTATAAGGGCTTCATGGATTCCCGCTTTCTTTAGAGACCAGCCAATGTTTGGGTTATTGAGGACTACATCAAGATCAGAGagtaaaaattctttttttggGCAATTCCATAAACAAGGAGACTCTTTATGTGAATTTTGGTTACGGTATCAAAGTGCCATGGATCGGCAAAGGAATGAAACGAATCGGTTGAATCATGAGTCCAATTCTAGTCTCCCTTCTGCAGTGTCTAGATGGTTCATAGAAAATGATGCAGCAGACCTGTTTACACTTGCTATCTTTTATAAAGTCCAAGAAGAAATTATTGCCTCCTGTTTGGACATGcaaattaaaagaatgagtgAGGAAAGATATGGtgtgttaggccgaataaactcactatataagatgatatag